In Risungbinella massiliensis, a single window of DNA contains:
- a CDS encoding DUF2357 domain-containing protein, protein MDTQVNSYPFELIFYQAGRRIPVTAMETDEHFFDENTVVMKENTELSLLFNCPDPNAKLYIAGFEILEIAKIDADGNSYLHPSDETRLLFQNYDTHYPLIPGFYPIKVVAYQKSYFSTLHIEPKQITQSQWEYMKDELEKELKGLAQDFIQNQFGLGRSNIRAIPVKLLYQFELILKSYSKVMISLNDIALKPRYKIKKEYKLTWLSRAKYIDEHSLRYQLTHPDKKELIPAPINMIDYDLLENRWIQKIVKTFIHLLDQFMEAIDGSILGFEEECKELEKFLRYQKNTQIKYREKKKAIQTLHEYREKSRSMKRNFERFFQSPWLKDVSKSTGNSYSNVLNLDSRYRIIYQLYRKIVSDQFHISIESSFASQWKKTDLLYEIWGYMHICKTLISLDYQPKQGWLYSYTKNFFVPTLQSGTRVTFEKDDLTLHLIYDQSIPRSEEKTDLETNPLYTVSSHNCPDGRIDVYKEGIYIGSLIFDFKYRQLDSIWNHYTGQKVINQLTDYQAKTSSPYIYGDLVSKRMKERHYKPASVVWGLYPSRDLNSEKRSQKHWNGIVHLLRLCPGDDTSFIEDELEDVIDNMLQDYLEVSERHTEQKTR, encoded by the coding sequence ATGGATACACAAGTTAATAGTTACCCTTTTGAATTAATCTTCTATCAAGCCGGTCGAAGGATCCCTGTAACTGCTATGGAAACAGATGAACACTTTTTTGATGAAAATACGGTTGTTATGAAAGAAAACACAGAACTAAGTTTATTGTTCAACTGCCCCGATCCGAACGCAAAACTATATATAGCGGGATTTGAGATCTTGGAGATTGCGAAAATAGATGCAGATGGTAATAGCTATCTGCATCCTTCTGATGAAACAAGACTCTTATTTCAGAACTATGATACCCACTATCCCTTGATCCCTGGTTTTTATCCTATTAAAGTAGTGGCCTATCAAAAGAGTTACTTTTCTACTTTGCATATTGAACCAAAACAGATTACGCAGTCTCAATGGGAATACATGAAAGATGAATTAGAAAAAGAGCTAAAGGGATTAGCACAAGACTTTATCCAAAACCAATTTGGCTTAGGTCGCTCCAATATACGTGCGATCCCTGTAAAGCTACTGTATCAATTTGAACTGATACTGAAGAGTTATAGTAAAGTGATGATTTCATTAAACGATATTGCGCTAAAACCAAGATATAAAATAAAGAAAGAATACAAACTAACTTGGTTAAGTAGAGCGAAATATATAGATGAACATAGCTTGAGGTATCAGTTAACGCATCCAGATAAGAAAGAATTGATTCCCGCTCCAATTAACATGATTGATTACGATTTATTGGAAAATAGATGGATCCAAAAGATCGTAAAGACGTTTATCCATCTGCTAGATCAATTTATGGAAGCAATTGATGGATCCATTCTTGGTTTTGAAGAAGAGTGTAAAGAGCTAGAGAAATTTCTTCGATATCAAAAAAACACACAGATTAAGTATCGAGAAAAGAAAAAAGCGATTCAAACTCTACACGAGTATAGAGAGAAAAGCCGTTCTATGAAACGAAACTTCGAGAGATTTTTCCAATCCCCTTGGTTAAAGGACGTATCCAAATCTACCGGAAATTCGTACTCGAATGTTTTAAATCTCGATTCTCGGTATCGGATCATATACCAGCTATATAGAAAAATCGTCTCCGATCAGTTTCATATTAGTATTGAAAGCAGTTTTGCTTCTCAATGGAAAAAAACAGATCTTCTATATGAAATATGGGGATATATGCATATTTGCAAAACGCTAATAAGCCTTGATTATCAACCAAAGCAAGGATGGCTCTATAGTTATACAAAAAATTTCTTTGTCCCTACTTTACAATCTGGAACCAGGGTTACGTTCGAGAAAGACGATCTCACTCTTCATCTCATTTATGATCAATCCATTCCAAGGTCGGAAGAAAAAACAGATTTAGAAACAAACCCCTTATACACTGTGTCCTCTCATAATTGTCCCGATGGACGTATCGATGTTTATAAGGAAGGAATCTATATTGGTAGTCTCATTTTTGACTTTAAGTATAGGCAGTTAGATAGTATATGGAACCACTATACGGGTCAGAAAGTAATTAACCAATTAACGGATTACCAAGCCAAAACATCTTCTCCTTATATATATGGGGATTTAGTATCGAAAAGGATGAAAGAGCGTCACTATAAACCTGCTTCTGTTGTGTGGGGGCTCTATCCGAGCAGAGACTTAAATTCAGAAAAAAGAAGCCAAAAACACTGGAATGGAATCGTGCATTTGCTGCGGTTATGTCCTGGAGATGACACGAGTTTCATTGAGGATGAATTAGAGGATGTTATTGATAATATGCTACAGGACTATCTAGAGGTTTCAGAAAGACATACGGAACAGAAGACTAGATAA
- a CDS encoding M23 family metallopeptidase → MDLTWIGWSWRNDHPGVATRVGDIPDTYPIAITDCKMIQKYNGYGTDGNGDGLCDPWNEVDAIYATAQYLAKNGAANGEIESAIRAYNHSDSYVQSVIQKASEFSVPVDAGNSSHSPFTGIFHWPVPTLSNITSPFGVRTDPINGNKKEHRGIDISGPNALGAPLHASASGIITVRYDSGGYGNYIVIEHENGYTSLYGHLQSVTVHTGQVVRQGQVIGYVGNTGRSTGPHLHFEIRRNNIPLNPLDFVRR, encoded by the coding sequence ATGGATCTTACTTGGATTGGATGGAGCTGGCGAAATGATCATCCTGGAGTTGCGACCCGAGTAGGGGATATACCAGATACCTATCCAATTGCGATAACGGATTGCAAGATGATCCAAAAATATAATGGCTATGGAACAGATGGAAATGGGGATGGACTGTGCGATCCATGGAACGAGGTGGATGCAATCTATGCCACTGCTCAGTATCTTGCTAAAAATGGAGCAGCAAATGGCGAGATTGAAAGCGCAATCCGAGCCTATAATCATAGTGATAGTTATGTACAATCTGTTATCCAAAAAGCATCTGAGTTCAGTGTGCCAGTCGATGCGGGCAACTCTAGTCACAGTCCTTTTACAGGGATATTTCATTGGCCAGTTCCTACTTTATCTAATATCACTTCTCCTTTTGGAGTTCGTACTGATCCAATCAATGGTAACAAAAAAGAACACCGTGGTATCGATATATCAGGACCGAATGCGCTAGGTGCCCCTTTACATGCCTCGGCTAGTGGTATTATCACGGTCCGCTATGATTCAGGAGGGTATGGAAACTACATCGTCATTGAACATGAAAATGGATATACCTCATTATATGGGCACTTGCAATCTGTCACTGTTCATACTGGGCAAGTAGTACGCCAAGGACAGGTCATTGGATATGTAGGGAACACAGGGCGATCAACTGGACCACATCTACATTTTGAAATTAGGAGAAACAATATTCCGCTCAATCCATTGGATTTTGTGAGAAGATGA
- a CDS encoding reverse transcriptase/maturase family protein, whose translation MRSPIVVLDNLASKSTQVGYKYQRLYRNLYNVEFYLQAYNKLYAKEGNMTEGTDDETIDGMSLKRIEKIIEKIKDLSYQPKPVRRVHIPKKDGKTRPLGIPSFEDKLVQEVIRSILESIYEKKFSDFSHGFRKNKSCHTALHQAQKCFTGVKWFVEGDIKGFFDNINHHVLINILKKNINDEKFIDLIWKFLRAGYIEDWKFQKTYSGTPQGGIISPILANIYLNELDQYIEEYKQRFDKGTRWSRRNKVYRSKEHKNYKLRKSYNKIWNTLSEDQKSIAVREIKKAKKELMEIPYFEPMDKSFRRMHYVRYADDFVIGVIGSKEDCQKIKQDLTNFLMKHLSLELSQEKTLITHSSKKAQFLGYDLVVPRSPMIKYNSNGISQRYGMICTLLVPQKVWVDKLFQYQAIKMIPNTNKWRSAHRIPLVFNDDLEILETYNSEIRGMYNYYKLATNVSHSISTFKYYMEYSMYKTYANKYKSSVKKIIAKYQINGKFGVKYSTKSGTKTRFFYDQGLKRQRYKIENDPTVDNEPNALKIRGTRTSLMERLLATKCEWCGSENVPLEMHHVKKLKDLKGKKEWEKFMIARRRKTLALCTKCHVDLHAGKLD comes from the coding sequence ATGAGAAGTCCAATAGTAGTGTTAGACAATCTAGCCTCGAAATCAACACAAGTTGGGTACAAATACCAGAGGTTGTATCGGAATCTTTACAATGTCGAGTTTTACCTTCAAGCATACAACAAGTTGTATGCAAAGGAAGGAAACATGACAGAAGGTACGGATGACGAAACCATTGATGGTATGAGTCTTAAAAGAATCGAAAAGATCATCGAGAAAATAAAAGATCTAAGTTATCAACCAAAACCAGTTAGAAGAGTACACATACCCAAGAAAGACGGAAAAACCAGACCATTAGGTATACCTTCCTTTGAGGACAAACTTGTCCAAGAGGTAATCAGAAGCATTCTAGAATCTATCTATGAAAAGAAGTTTTCGGACTTCAGTCATGGATTCCGGAAGAATAAAAGCTGTCACACAGCACTCCATCAAGCACAGAAGTGCTTCACAGGAGTCAAATGGTTCGTCGAGGGTGACATCAAAGGTTTCTTTGATAACATCAATCATCATGTACTTATTAATATTCTTAAGAAGAATATTAACGATGAAAAGTTCATCGACCTAATATGGAAATTCTTAAGAGCAGGGTACATCGAAGACTGGAAGTTCCAGAAGACCTATAGTGGAACCCCTCAAGGTGGAATTATCAGTCCGATTTTGGCGAATATTTACTTGAATGAACTAGATCAATATATTGAGGAATACAAACAGCGGTTTGATAAAGGCACAAGATGGAGTAGAAGAAACAAAGTTTATAGAAGCAAAGAGCATAAGAACTATAAACTCCGAAAGAGTTACAACAAGATATGGAACACACTCTCCGAAGACCAGAAATCAATCGCCGTTAGAGAAATAAAAAAAGCCAAGAAAGAACTGATGGAAATTCCGTATTTTGAACCAATGGATAAAAGCTTCCGCAGGATGCATTATGTAAGGTATGCTGACGACTTTGTCATTGGAGTGATAGGAAGTAAGGAAGACTGTCAGAAAATCAAACAAGATCTAACTAACTTTCTGATGAAACACCTAAGTTTAGAACTATCTCAAGAAAAAACGCTCATCACTCATAGTTCTAAAAAGGCACAATTCCTAGGGTACGACCTTGTCGTACCAAGAAGTCCAATGATCAAGTACAACAGCAACGGAATCTCTCAAAGGTATGGAATGATATGTACCTTACTTGTTCCGCAAAAGGTCTGGGTTGACAAACTCTTCCAGTATCAAGCAATCAAGATGATACCGAACACCAATAAATGGCGATCGGCACACAGGATACCACTGGTTTTCAATGATGACTTAGAAATACTAGAAACATATAACTCCGAAATTAGAGGTATGTATAACTACTACAAACTAGCAACGAATGTCTCGCATTCTATTAGCACGTTTAAGTATTACATGGAGTACTCCATGTACAAAACGTATGCTAACAAGTATAAATCGAGCGTTAAGAAAATAATTGCCAAATACCAAATTAACGGTAAATTCGGAGTGAAATATAGCACTAAATCAGGAACAAAAACTCGATTCTTTTATGACCAAGGTTTGAAACGGCAAAGATATAAGATCGAAAACGATCCTACAGTCGATAATGAACCAAATGCCCTCAAAATCAGAGGAACCCGAACTAGTTTGATGGAGAGACTTTTAGCTACAAAATGTGAATGGTGTGGATCAGAAAACGTACCTTTAGAGATGCACCACGTAAAGAAGCTAAAAGACCTGAAAGGCAAGAAAGAATGGGAAAAATTCATGATTGCCAGAAGAAGAAAAACGTTGGCACTTTGTACAAAGTGCCATGTAGACCTTCATGCAGGGAAGCTAGATTGA
- a CDS encoding lysozyme family protein — protein MQPDTPVSLRLTHDFLRAMGALLLLISGLFISLYLLAALVAQLDQEKVPELEMDSTISELGKQQIPADLFPIYQAAGKKARVPWQFLAAIHWKETNFGRTTAPTDPIRKEMTSSVGAIGPTQVRT, from the coding sequence ATGCAGCCGGATACCCCTGTTTCGTTACGACTTACCCATGATTTCCTTCGAGCGATGGGTGCTCTTCTTCTTTTGATCAGTGGGCTTTTTATCAGTCTTTACTTATTGGCTGCGTTAGTGGCACAACTTGATCAGGAGAAAGTTCCTGAGTTGGAGATGGACAGTACCATTTCCGAACTTGGCAAGCAACAAATCCCAGCAGATCTTTTTCCAATCTACCAAGCGGCAGGGAAGAAGGCTCGTGTACCCTGGCAATTTCTTGCCGCGATTCATTGGAAAGAGACGAACTTTGGTCGTACGACGGCTCCTACTGATCCGATACGAAAAGAAATGACCAGCTCAGTTGGTGCGATCGGACCGACGCAGGTGCGCACGTAA
- a CDS encoding ATP-binding protein gives MTTLASPYVLWKKNLIVTKASRYHAAACFELNPIHFDFKKRDEYDQLLYQMESLIAKLRYSGMFLMVPVGYDPTEDLTKGSNPPEVLVESFEDGIKRMKDHMVQIPYQYRTYLILFVEQVAGSLIEEMVQAFWETISDVTKKTEHLLAGEPYTISSREWNEFQRKEELVYKLISSYFPIRRLEPIETDWLVNRCAMRGVDPQNLSEDDYVDGFESPEAFLLSSDPVRISRAFQDVMLDKKSVPGMLRFEKEFPEGPKTGYFSFLTVSRLPKGSGSYPGETTLFHTIQDKVPCPVEICIQFQPIHTQEVKWKLKASKHISKGNANRQWVKTAEVQSLTQHVIDESTELQEYLNETEYPMFRTRITLCTWGETPEIVYQNRSHIAKALASYELQVPKKMQRQLFYNTLPGFPKKLGSQYFLRLTTEWLAATMPMATSKIGDPSGFLIGYTGNQELTPVLLNPRRGSDDSKRAATGSSLIQGAPGSGKSMLANYMIHQELMRGAKALIFDPKNERWHWPYALPHLQKVTTMVTLRDAEEDQGKLDPLARITNGNQDASSISFAKSILNFLANRQNDSIYEKVIEKAVDKVIHQSKPSLMKVIDRLEEFLDDKLDFGFHDSIQVEAKKAAADIHATLQMRATSGLTRLLFHDGTKELLDLTNPLTILQIQGLWGGTQEDTTENRNKKAVFLAVLDLARQFADEEREYRTILIDEAYFITDDPEGANLLRVLLRTGRSKRNNVILCTHNARDIQLEASSYADDGGGEVRSNVTNRFVYRMDDRQEAIRACDLLGITSTNQNVERLMDKRNMTSGSYFMRDFEGNVGQVKFPLHQIDPELYRCFQTSNPQILQEREEKWGKYRTQDTKTSRLLL, from the coding sequence ATGACTACGCTTGCGAGTCCCTATGTGTTATGGAAGAAGAACTTAATCGTAACAAAAGCAAGTCGATATCATGCAGCTGCTTGCTTTGAACTCAACCCAATTCATTTTGATTTTAAAAAACGAGATGAGTACGATCAGCTACTTTATCAAATGGAATCCCTAATCGCCAAGTTACGCTACTCTGGTATGTTTTTAATGGTCCCCGTTGGGTATGATCCAACAGAAGATCTCACCAAAGGAAGCAATCCACCCGAGGTTTTAGTAGAGTCCTTTGAGGACGGAATCAAACGGATGAAGGATCATATGGTTCAGATTCCCTATCAATACCGGACGTATCTTATTCTGTTTGTAGAACAAGTCGCCGGATCTTTAATAGAAGAGATGGTACAAGCCTTCTGGGAGACTATTAGTGATGTAACGAAGAAGACAGAACATCTCTTAGCAGGAGAGCCATATACCATTAGCTCTCGCGAATGGAACGAATTCCAGCGAAAAGAAGAGCTCGTCTATAAGTTGATCTCCTCCTATTTTCCAATTCGAAGATTGGAACCAATTGAGACAGATTGGCTGGTCAATCGGTGTGCGATGAGAGGAGTCGATCCTCAAAATCTATCGGAAGACGATTATGTAGATGGCTTTGAATCACCTGAGGCTTTTTTACTCTCCTCCGATCCCGTGCGTATTAGTCGAGCATTCCAAGATGTAATGTTGGATAAGAAATCTGTACCTGGAATGCTACGCTTTGAAAAGGAATTTCCAGAAGGACCGAAGACGGGCTACTTTTCGTTTCTCACCGTATCTCGTTTACCAAAAGGATCAGGGAGTTACCCAGGGGAAACGACTTTATTTCATACCATTCAAGACAAAGTACCATGTCCTGTAGAAATCTGTATTCAGTTTCAGCCGATTCATACACAAGAAGTGAAATGGAAGCTAAAGGCAAGCAAGCATATCTCCAAAGGAAATGCGAATCGGCAATGGGTAAAGACAGCCGAAGTACAGAGTCTTACACAACATGTAATAGACGAGTCTACAGAATTACAAGAATATCTAAATGAAACAGAGTATCCTATGTTCCGTACGAGAATCACTCTATGTACATGGGGAGAGACTCCTGAGATTGTGTATCAAAACAGATCCCACATTGCAAAAGCGCTAGCAAGCTATGAGTTACAAGTACCGAAAAAAATGCAACGCCAACTCTTTTATAACACCTTACCGGGGTTTCCCAAAAAATTAGGATCTCAATATTTTCTACGGCTTACCACCGAATGGTTAGCAGCTACGATGCCCATGGCAACTTCCAAAATAGGAGATCCATCCGGGTTTCTCATTGGATACACAGGAAATCAAGAATTAACTCCAGTCTTATTGAACCCACGTCGTGGTTCCGATGATTCGAAGCGAGCGGCTACCGGATCATCGCTCATTCAAGGAGCTCCAGGTAGTGGAAAATCTATGCTAGCCAATTATATGATTCATCAAGAATTGATGCGCGGAGCCAAAGCACTTATCTTTGATCCAAAAAATGAACGTTGGCATTGGCCATATGCCTTGCCTCATCTTCAAAAGGTAACGACCATGGTAACTCTGCGTGATGCAGAGGAAGATCAAGGAAAGTTAGACCCATTAGCTCGTATTACGAATGGTAATCAAGATGCATCGTCGATCTCTTTTGCCAAGTCGATCCTCAATTTTCTAGCCAATCGACAGAATGATAGCATTTATGAAAAAGTAATAGAAAAGGCAGTAGACAAGGTCATTCACCAATCGAAGCCATCTCTAATGAAAGTGATCGATCGATTGGAAGAGTTTTTGGATGACAAGCTGGATTTTGGCTTTCATGACAGTATCCAAGTAGAGGCGAAAAAGGCAGCAGCAGATATTCATGCTACGCTTCAAATGAGGGCTACATCTGGATTAACCCGACTTTTGTTTCATGATGGAACGAAGGAATTATTGGATCTTACAAATCCTCTCACCATTCTCCAGATCCAAGGATTGTGGGGAGGTACACAAGAGGATACTACGGAAAATCGGAACAAAAAAGCTGTTTTTTTAGCAGTTCTCGATTTGGCACGTCAATTTGCAGACGAGGAACGAGAGTATCGTACAATTTTAATCGATGAGGCTTATTTCATCACCGATGATCCAGAAGGGGCGAACTTGCTCCGTGTGCTCCTTCGTACGGGACGATCGAAACGTAACAATGTCATTCTTTGCACACACAATGCACGAGATATCCAACTGGAAGCCTCATCATATGCCGATGATGGTGGAGGAGAAGTGCGAAGTAATGTAACAAATCGCTTTGTGTATCGAATGGATGATCGACAAGAAGCGATTCGTGCTTGTGATTTGTTAGGGATCACTTCTACCAACCAGAATGTCGAGCGGTTGATGGATAAACGGAATATGACTTCTGGATCCTATTTTATGAGGGACTTTGAGGGTAATGTAGGACAAGTGAAATTCCCGCTTCACCAGATCGATCCTGAGCTATACCGGTGTTTTCAAACTAGTAACCCCCAGATCCTACAAGAGCGGGAAGAAAAATGGGGAAAATATCGAACCCAAGATACCAAGACATCGAGACTACTACTTTAG
- a CDS encoding conjugal transfer protein produces MTEEQVLHHEKKQSKSTKQHRRRKVRTVLTKIWVNLLMLSIISLLLILAFFQTPYWKSQEVVSKPVPTSTNQVVTIKEESSIVDNAPGALRWAKDFAVAWVQGDMMAAQKYVATGWELPKDSIDGTRREVLGAQEWNVGTVDEGQVNVVVQVSVKDPIDSFKVNNLYLSVPMLIQSNGQFAVSDLPTYLPEPKKAVVKPKEMPANTLSITEQEAIKKKVEFFFQQYVGGTPQNIGFAFVDQKERAVLSGKLHQIPTIEITSIDGAASKAKVRAVAQVELLGSKNLMVLQLIMQKNGGQWLIESTTPSIPIQSTTP; encoded by the coding sequence TTGACTGAAGAGCAAGTATTACATCATGAGAAGAAACAATCAAAAAGTACGAAACAGCATCGAAGAAGAAAAGTACGAACTGTATTAACGAAAATATGGGTGAATCTACTCATGTTGTCGATTATTTCTCTACTCTTGATTCTTGCCTTTTTCCAAACACCATATTGGAAGTCACAAGAGGTAGTTTCGAAACCAGTTCCTACTTCAACGAATCAGGTTGTGACAATAAAAGAAGAGTCCTCCATTGTTGACAACGCGCCTGGTGCCCTTCGCTGGGCAAAAGATTTTGCGGTTGCTTGGGTACAAGGAGACATGATGGCAGCTCAAAAGTATGTCGCAACGGGTTGGGAGTTACCAAAAGATTCGATAGATGGAACACGTCGTGAAGTGCTTGGAGCTCAGGAATGGAATGTAGGAACTGTGGACGAAGGACAAGTGAATGTGGTGGTGCAAGTTTCCGTTAAAGATCCAATTGATTCATTTAAGGTAAATAACCTCTATTTATCTGTTCCGATGTTGATTCAATCCAATGGCCAATTTGCAGTATCGGATCTACCTACCTATCTACCAGAACCAAAGAAAGCGGTAGTGAAACCAAAGGAAATGCCTGCAAATACGTTATCGATCACCGAACAAGAAGCAATTAAGAAAAAAGTGGAATTTTTCTTCCAACAATATGTTGGAGGAACTCCCCAAAATATAGGTTTTGCCTTTGTTGATCAAAAAGAACGAGCTGTACTAAGTGGGAAGCTCCACCAGATTCCTACTATCGAAATAACTTCCATTGATGGGGCTGCTTCCAAAGCCAAAGTCAGAGCGGTTGCTCAGGTAGAGTTGCTAGGCAGTAAAAATTTAATGGTTTTACAGCTGATAATGCAGAAAAACGGAGGACAGTGGTTAATTGAATCGACTACTCCTTCTATTCCCATACAATCAACTACACCATAA
- a CDS encoding deoxynucleoside kinase, with protein MKTVRGGSYLLTVGGMISLGKTSVSELLGRELGSAVYYESVEDNKILPLFYTASEEEIQAKRYPFLLQLYFLDTRFKSIKKALHGKYNVLDRSIFEDRLFAKINHDLGRISDLEMEIYEGLFDNMMEEIEELPKKAPDIMIYLHGSFETVLERIAIRGRDFEVDESLKSYYKVLWEGYKEWIKDYEKQGISEVIYVNMDEIDVVNNSDDAKYVVDMVKAKLTEMGLWD; from the coding sequence ATGAAAACAGTAAGAGGAGGAAGTTATTTGTTAACAGTAGGCGGGATGATTTCCCTGGGAAAGACCTCCGTTTCGGAGCTTTTGGGTAGAGAATTAGGTAGTGCAGTATATTATGAAAGCGTAGAGGATAATAAGATTCTTCCTCTTTTCTATACAGCAAGCGAAGAAGAGATTCAAGCGAAGCGATATCCATTTTTGCTTCAACTATACTTTCTAGACACTCGATTCAAATCTATTAAGAAAGCTCTACATGGTAAATACAATGTATTAGATAGAAGTATCTTTGAAGATAGATTGTTTGCCAAAATCAATCATGATTTAGGAAGAATATCTGACCTTGAAATGGAGATCTATGAGGGTCTATTTGATAACATGATGGAAGAAATAGAGGAACTACCCAAAAAAGCACCGGATATTATGATCTATCTTCATGGTTCTTTCGAAACAGTATTAGAGAGAATAGCCATTAGAGGGAGAGATTTTGAGGTAGATGAATCTCTGAAATCTTACTATAAAGTTCTTTGGGAAGGATACAAAGAATGGATTAAAGATTATGAGAAACAAGGAATCTCTGAAGTGATCTATGTGAATATGGACGAGATTGATGTAGTGAATAACTCCGATGATGCGAAATATGTAGTAGACATGGTAAAAGCAAAGTTAACGGAGATGGGGCTGTGGGATTAA
- a CDS encoding DoxX-like family protein has product MKVLKSKPIYVEVSIHSDMDRVWEATLTPQQHEQWDLRFSSITYLPKEKNAPQEFTYETNIGFGIHIAGWGRSVGTYLAEDDSRTSSLHFGTDQKISIIREGKGYWKYQPDEESTTFLTQYDYQVNHGYLGHLFDHFLFRPLLGWATALSFDVLKRWLEKGETPSTQYIRFFSYWIISLLFFFVWTYHGLVPKLISMNPEEINMVSSLVSLSPTQASWVVIGLGIAEIGLGITWLLYTNKRRLLEIQIILFPLLTLSVILADPSYLVHPFNPFTLNISLFVLSVIGFFVSEDVPTAKYCKRQKRGV; this is encoded by the coding sequence GTGAAAGTATTGAAGAGTAAACCGATATATGTTGAGGTATCTATTCATTCAGATATGGATCGGGTATGGGAGGCGACTTTAACTCCCCAACAGCATGAACAGTGGGATCTTCGTTTTTCTTCTATTACGTATTTACCAAAAGAAAAAAACGCTCCTCAGGAATTCACCTATGAAACGAATATTGGCTTCGGTATCCATATAGCAGGTTGGGGAAGAAGTGTTGGAACCTACCTTGCTGAAGATGATTCTAGAACATCTTCTTTGCATTTTGGAACGGATCAGAAAATCTCTATCATTCGAGAAGGAAAAGGATATTGGAAGTATCAACCTGACGAAGAGTCGACTACCTTTCTAACTCAATACGATTATCAAGTGAATCATGGCTATCTAGGTCATCTTTTTGATCACTTTTTATTTCGTCCCCTTTTAGGATGGGCAACAGCGCTTAGTTTTGATGTATTGAAACGATGGCTTGAAAAAGGAGAAACTCCTTCTACTCAATACATTCGGTTCTTTAGCTATTGGATTATTAGCCTATTGTTCTTTTTTGTTTGGACATACCATGGGTTAGTCCCTAAATTAATTAGTATGAATCCCGAGGAGATCAACATGGTCAGTAGCTTAGTCTCCCTAAGTCCTACACAAGCATCTTGGGTTGTCATCGGGTTGGGAATCGCTGAGATCGGATTGGGAATCACTTGGCTGCTTTATACAAATAAGCGAAGATTACTAGAGATTCAGATAATCCTCTTCCCACTGCTTACATTATCGGTTATTCTTGCAGATCCTAGTTATCTTGTTCATCCTTTTAATCCATTCACCTTGAACATCTCTTTATTTGTGCTATCCGTAATAGGATTCTTCGTAAGTGAAGATGTACCAACAGCGAAATACTGTAAGCGTCAAAAGCGGGGAGTCTAA
- a CDS encoding DUF4166 domain-containing protein, whose translation MSIYKQFLGEYFYNLHPMLQKRYEMKKKTPFRASGVMKEIKGGPKWLYPLFWLGVKCKLLFPEHGKDIPFTIVNLSCMGANGEEQVHWERIFHFGQKRRYFNARMSFDHQKKIIKDYLGEPSLFYSDLSLFVTDDGCLSIKSKKQRLVLGKIEIPLPRILQGLANVTEKYIEEKQVFHIKVEVRNPIIGTVFSYEGEFTSDDIS comes from the coding sequence ATGTCCATATATAAACAGTTTCTGGGAGAATATTTTTACAATCTCCATCCTATGCTTCAAAAAAGATATGAAATGAAAAAAAAGACACCTTTTCGAGCAAGTGGAGTAATGAAAGAGATTAAGGGTGGGCCGAAATGGCTCTATCCTCTTTTTTGGTTGGGAGTAAAGTGCAAGCTACTGTTTCCAGAACACGGAAAAGATATTCCTTTTACGATTGTAAACTTATCATGTATGGGGGCTAATGGAGAAGAGCAGGTACATTGGGAGAGAATATTTCATTTCGGACAGAAGCGTCGATATTTTAATGCACGAATGAGTTTCGATCATCAGAAGAAAATTATCAAAGATTATTTAGGTGAACCTAGTTTGTTTTACTCTGATTTATCGTTGTTTGTGACTGACGATGGTTGTTTATCTATTAAATCAAAAAAACAGCGACTCGTATTAGGAAAGATCGAAATACCTCTACCTAGAATATTACAAGGCTTAGCAAATGTAACAGAGAAATATATAGAAGAAAAGCAAGTCTTTCATATTAAAGTAGAAGTCCGTAACCCAATAATAGGAACTGTTTTTTCTTATGAAGGAGAGTTTACATCAGATGACATTTCGTAA